In Segatella copri, the DNA window AACTGTCCAACATCGCTGAAACTATCTGTCCCAACTTCCGTGAATACGAAGAAACGAGATTGGAGAAAAATGTTCCGCAATCGCATGGTATCGCACGCTATCGCACAACTGACAAAACGGGATTTCGTATCTTTGCATCGTGATTCAGAAAGCGCGCAAAATCACTTGCCCAGTTGGAGAAAAAAATCTCCCTAATTGGGAAAATAAAAAGGCCTGATTTAACCCGATAAAAAAAGAGCCCCCAATGCGGGAAAAACATCAGGGGCTTTTATTTTGATATCAAAAATCCTTAGTAAGGAAAAAGGAGCGGAAGAACGAAGGTCATCACAACGCCGATGATAATCTGCAACGGCAAACCTACCTTCACGTAATCCGTAAACGTATAGCCACCCGCCTTCATCACCAGCGCATTAGGAGGCGTGGAGAACGGAGAGGCAAAGCACATGCTGGCACCCAACGTAACCGCAAAGAGGAAGGAATAAGGACTCACACCTACCTGCCGGGCCGCCACCAGGGCAATAGGAGCCATCAGCACAGCCGTGGCAGTATTGCTGATAAACATCGTCATCAGAGAAGTGGTGAAGTAGATACCTGCCAAGAGAGCTGTAGGTCCCATCGAACCCAAACTCTCTACCAGCCCCTGAGATACCAAGGCAGAAGCACCCGTCTTCTCAAGCGCCGTAGACATCGGCATCATGGCGGCTATCAGCACGATGCTCTCCCAGTTGATGGTCTTGTAAGCCGCCTCCACATTCCGGAAACAACCGGCAAAGACGGTCAGCAGTCCGGCGATGATGACCGCCGTGACCGGAGCCACAGGAATGAAATCGAATACCATCATCGCAATCATCAGCAGCATGATGGCAGCCGCCACAGGCGCCTTATAATCCAAGAGCACCTTGTCGGCAGTCTTCTCTGGCTGGTCGATAACCACCCAGTTGCTCGTATCGGTAGCCAAATGAGCCAGATTGGTCCATTCGCCCTGCACCAGGAGCATATCGCCCACATGCAGTTTGGTGGCTATCAGATTGTCGGTAATATATTCATCGCCACGCTTTACGCCCAGCACGTTGATGCCGAATCGCTTGCGCAGGTTGGCATCGCCTATGCGCAGACCGGCAAAATTAGACGTAGGCATCACCACGATTTCGGTCAGTCCCAGGTCGTAGAAATCAATCTTCACATCCTTCATCTTCCTGAGGCCGTAATCGCTGGCAAAGCGTTTCATCTTCTCCTCCTCACCTATTATATATAAGGTATCGTGAACCTGAATGGTGCTGCTGCTCTTCGCCATGTTCTGGCTCACATCCTTCACCAGTCCCAGTCGTGATTTCTTCTCGTTTCTTATCTCGATGATACTCACGCCATATTTCTTCTGGATGCTCAGATCCTTCAGGGTTTTGCCCACGATATCCATC includes these proteins:
- a CDS encoding SLC13 family permease; the encoded protein is MTTTLIILVITVALFIWGRVRADIVALTALAALLVLGILTPAEALAGFSSPIVIMMIGLFVVGGAIMQTGLAKLTGNKLMALSRGNETITFLLVMLVTSFIGAFVSNTGTVALMMPIIMSIAAGSGMQSSRFLMPLAFAGSLGGMLTLIGTPPNLVIDEVLTESGYQPLAFFSFFPVGIIVIAIGIIVLMPLSKIFLSKKQSGKKKKQGKSLDDLVDEYQLLDNLHRYIVPSRRPSAAIDENGEQMDIVGKTLKDLSIQKKYGVSIIEIRNEKKSRLGLVKDVSQNMAKSSSTIQVHDTLYIIGEEEKMKRFASDYGLRKMKDVKIDFYDLGLTEIVVMPTSNFAGLRIGDANLRKRFGINVLGVKRGDEYITDNLIATKLHVGDMLLVQGEWTNLAHLATDTSNWVVIDQPEKTADKVLLDYKAPVAAAIMLLMIAMMVFDFIPVAPVTAVIIAGLLTVFAGCFRNVEAAYKTINWESIVLIAAMMPMSTALEKTGASALVSQGLVESLGSMGPTALLAGIYFTTSLMTMFISNTATAVLMAPIALVAARQVGVSPYSFLFAVTLGASMCFASPFSTPPNALVMKAGGYTFTDYVKVGLPLQIIIGVVMTFVLPLLFPY